The Aspergillus nidulans FGSC A4 chromosome VII nucleotide sequence TGTCGAGCGGATTCACCAACAATACGTGGGCCAATAATGCTTTCATAGGCAGTACGATCACATCAGGATACGGTTCTTATCCGGGGCTAGACGACGCTCGCAAAACGCCCTCAGCTCAGTATGGTGCCATTGGTCAATCCCCCCGTCTAGGACAAAGTGGCTGAAGTGGATCACGAGAAAGGATTGTTTCAAGTGTACTCATTCTAAGCACCTATTCGCAGGTTCGGTATTTGCTGGATCTTCATGAACGAAGAGGACGCTGCAGGTAATCTCGCACAACGGGAGACAACTCGTGAAAATCTTCTGCAAGCCATAGCCCCTCCTTGCGAGCGAAGAAAAATGCATGAGGACCAAGACTTACGCTATCGTGTATCTATATGGTTCCCGGCATTGCCGTCCGTAACAAAGCGGCGCAGCCGAGGTGTCTCGGGCTCCCGGCTCGTTCATCTCAGATGCATGCTTGTTACATGGAAGAGTCGATCGTCTAAGGCGAGGTGATATTGAGCGAGGAGTCTATTTAGTTTTGATTCTGGTACTTCAATGCTTATCTGCGGGTTGAAGCTTTTTTAAAGTCAATGGAACGAGCTTGTTGAAAGTCTAGAACAGAGGACCTTGAGCATTAGCTGCAGACTTTCCAATCCTCTCCGTTCTCTGACCGATCATCATAGCCTCTCACGCATCTCATTTACAGACAAATTGCCACCAAATATGAATGTCCAGAACCTTGGAATTTCCTTGCCTTGCTGAATGGTTGTTTGAAGAATAAGTAGGTGTATGCATCGTTTATGATGTGGCATTTAGTGTTGAAGTTATACTTATCGAACGGATGCATAAGTAAATAAGCAAGAGAACAATTCAAGAGATGCATTAAAATTCAATATTAAATCGTTGTTGAGAACGCCTTTTTCTGCAGATCCCGTCTATCGCGTGTTCATCAAGATAATATCATAATGTGATGGTAGCGCCTTTTCCACTTGAAGAGTAATGTAAGTAGAATAAGCAAAGCAAAGTCTAAGACGTTAAGTCAAGGACAACGGGGGTATAGAAGGTTGAATCCTAAGTAATGATAATAGATGAAGTCGAAGAGATTTTATTGCCAATTGGCGAGAGTAGTGCCAGAGGGACATTTATGAGCGTCCAGAAGTGTAGGTTTGCTTGGGGAAGGGGTAGCTGTGTTATTATTAGCATGAGTGCTCCTAAGTGCTTCTGATATTCAAAGAGGGAACTCACGAAGGTCCCAACTCTTGGATGCTCAACTTCGCGAGCCACTGGCCGAGGTCGACGCTCTCTTCAAGGGATTTGCCCTGCACAACTCCGGCGACGAAACCACCGGCAAAAGCATCACTAGAGCGCGAATCGTCAGATGTGTTCAGCGTAGCCAGCTTGAAAACTTACCCAGCACCGTTGGTGTCATTAATGGCGTCCTTCGAAATTTCGTGCACAGGGAACTCCTTGACTTCGACTTCACCGCTGGTGGTAACAGTAGCGGTGATGGTGGGCAGAGTGCCCTGGGTCACAACGGCAATTCGGGAGCGGTTGGTGTTCTTCTTGGGcagctgagccagcttcttcgcAATCTCGACAATGTCGGTGGTGCCCCATTCGTGGCTCTCGGCGTAAGCAACAGCCTCTGTCTCGTTGCAGAATGTGTAGTCGGTGTAGGGGAGGACACTGTCAAGCTGGTCCTTGAAGAACTGGGGAATGAAGGGAGCGGAGAGAGACAGCATAAAGACCTAATGAGTCAGGCTTGATTAGCGGAGTCTCAAGCCGTAAGATACGGACCCAGTGTTTCATACCTTGTTCTTCGCAGCGGCCTCTTCACCTAGGGCCTGGATCGCGGGGACACAGACTGTCAAGTGGTAGCCACCAACATAGTAGTACTGGGCCTTCTCGACAAGCGACCAGATGTGAGGCTGCTTGAGATGGTCCACCTTGTATTCgttggctgcagcaaggTGAGTGCACATGCTGCGGTTGTGGCCGGTAATAATGACACCGCACTTGCCAGTGGGCTGAGCATCATCGACGCGGTACTCGGTGTGGACACCAGCCTTCTTGCAGGCGTCCTGGAGGATGTCGGCGTACTTGTCCTTACCGACACAGCCAATGTAGAGAGTCGAGTTATCCGGAAGGATGTACTATGAGCAATTGAATCAGCAATTGTCATATGCAGATATCACAAACGAAGGCGGATTACCTGAGCGCCACGAGCAGTGTTCTGAGCGgcaccaccagcaatcaGCTTGGCATCACGGTGCTGGAGCAATTCTTCGTAGAGGCCCATGTGCTTCTCTTCGGCAAGGATAGCATCGTTGGCTTTGAGTCCATACTTCTCGAGGAGAGAGTCGTCACTATCGCCGTTATTAGTTGGGCCCAATGCCAACAAATTAGCGCCTTTGTTCAACATACCCGACAGCTTGGATATCTGAGCGAAGCACAAGAAGCATCAGTAATTTGTTGTGCCAGGCAGGTTGGGATAAAAACGGCTTGTCCATGCAAGGGATCTATTTACGCACCCAGAAGGGGGTTCTCcaagcagaggagagggTAGCCTTGGGGAGCAGCCATAACTGTTAATTCTCCGCACCgagatttctttttcttaaaaagaaaaaaaaagaagaagaagaagaagaatgtgGTATAGACTCAAAAGAGGGAGGAATGACAGGATGAGAGGAGAGTGAGAGGGATGGCGGGGAGTCGCCCGGCCTAAAGAATTACTATGGAGGGGCAGCAGATGAACACCTGAAACTCCAGGCCGCAATATTTCATCCGGTGCAGCCGCTTTGAGGCTTCTGATTGGCTTTGGGGAGCACCAGAACATCATCTCAGTCGGAGTCCGGAGTTGCGCATTCTTCTAGTCTTCtgccctgaagaagacccCCCAAACAAGTACGAGTCTCTGGGTCCTTCCCATGATACATGCCCAAAATGTCAGATCACGCTATTCAAGTCGCGGAAACCATCCAGACGGCATCCGTCAACCGAGCGCCATCCGCTGCCCGCGACATCAACAATCCGACCTCAGCCCCGGAGAAGGCCGCAGTCGAGCTTACTCCTTCTGATGCTGACAGCATACCTTCGGACCTCGTTGATCCCCATCGAGCACTCCGGCCGATCTCGCGCCGACATACGCTCCCTCCCTTACCTGATTTACGGTTCGAGCAGAGCTATCTTTCAAGCCTAAGAGGCGCGGATACATGGGGGCGGGTAGCGTGGATCACCATCAGAGACCAGGTACGGACGCCTCTTCTAGTCCATTCCCAAATACTTCGATTGGAATTGTTAAGCACTCCAAAAAGGGAAAACCATGTCTGACTCAACTTACATCTAGGTTCTGTTACCGCTTGTTCAAGGAACGCTGTGGACACTTGCGCTCTCGGGTTGGCGATTCTGGAACCGTACAGCGTCCCTCAGCGGGCAGACTCTGGGTAGCAGGGTTAGGAGATGGTGGTATGAGGTCAACAACTGGAAACTTCCTCCTCTTATATCGAAGAATCCCAAGACAGCGGCCGCGCAGGTAGAAGACGTATGTGGTCCACGCGATGTTTTCAAGGTTGACTGACTGGTTTCCGCGAAGGATGCTGACACTGAGGGAGTTCTTACAGTTCTATACTGCGCAATTTTCCAATGCTGGCGCCGATTAAAGCCTTGCTTGTTGTATTCAAAGGACTAAGTGATGGTCATTTCTCGTGTTTGGCATTCCTGGCGTTTAGGTTGCAAACCTTTGTTCAATTTCGCTCATATATTAAGCAATATTTATTACTTCGGAGTTCAGAAGGTCCTCAGAATCACATTTGGTACACATCAAAGTACAGCATCCTTCAGCACCGCGCTAACTACCCACTTTAGATGGTCATAATAAAAAATCAAGCATGTCTATCAAGAACATCTCCGGCCTGGCACTCAAGTATGACAGCCCGTTGCCATTGAGTTTCAAGATCACAAGAATTCCCCATTCAAGTCACAAGCTTTTCTAGATACTGAACACTCTAATCCCAGTACAACCTTTATTGCGCCCTTGACAAAACAGTACCAGAACACCATTTGCTTAGACAAAGTCTTGATATTACCAGACACTTCATGTAATGTGTAAGTGGCTTTACCCAGCCAGAATTGTTAGACTGTCCCATCAGGTTGTTGAACTGAAGGCATCGTAGTGCCAACGGGGCCACCAAGACCCTGTGTGGCCCCGCCACTTGAAGCCAGAGGAGCTGAAGTAGCAGGTGTTTCGGCAGGGGCGTTCTTGGTGTCAAGGCTAGCTGGTGTTTCCGGAATGGAATCCTGGGGCGCGTTATCCACTGGCGCGGGCTGTTGCAAACCAGTTGTGGCCGCCTTCTGACTATCAGAGGTAGTTTGTACTTTTTGTTCTCCAGTATTGTTATCATCACCCTGTTTGCCGTACCTGAGTTGGACAACAAGGCTCGGAGGTTTCCCGTTGATCACCGATTCATCTCCACTcacgtcctcttcgtcatcgccTTCGAAATCattttcgtcttcctcctcaccacCCTGCCATTCGTTTCCGCTGGACTGTGCGTCGTTGGAATTTgtgtcttcatcgtcatccatACCATAATCAGTGTACCCGTTAGTCCTTGTAATCCTGGTTCGCTGCCGTCTCTCAGAACCGCCATCCTCCGCAAGGTCGGTGTCCTCGCGCTGTCCAGCGAGCAAGCTTTCACCATATAAGCCTCCGGCACGCGAACGAACTTGCCTTCCGCTCGCGGTAAACCTTGGGCCCGTGGGCTCTGCAGGGGTAGAAGGTCCAGAGGTGTTACGTCCTGATCGGCGGGGCGGCGGAAGGCCATCGGAGAAaatatcctcatcgtcaGAATATGTATACTTCAATTTCTTCCCGCGCGTGCGGCCTTCGTAC carries:
- a CDS encoding adenosine kinase (transcript_id=CADANIAT00008964); translation: MAAPQGYPLLCLENPLLDIQAVGDDSLLEKYGLKANDAILAEEKHMGLYEELLQHRDAKLIAGGAAQNTARGAQYILPDNSTLYIGCVGKDKYADILQDACKKAGVHTEYRVDDAQPTGKCGVIITGHNRSMCTHLAAANEYKVDHLKQPHIWSLVEKAQYYYVGGYHLTVCVPAIQALGEEAAAKNKVFMLSLSAPFIPQFFKDQLDSVLPYTDYTFCNETEAVAYAESHEWGTTDIVEIAKKLAQLPKKNTNRSRIAVVTQGTLPTITATVTTSGEVEVKEFPVHEISKDAINDTNGAGDAFAGGFVAGVVQGKSLEESVDLGQWLAKLSIQELGPSYPFPKQTYTSGRS
- a CDS encoding DUF1770 domain-containing protein (transcript_id=CADANIAT00008965), with translation MPKMSDHAIQVAETIQTASVNRAPSAARDINNPTSAPEKAAVELTPSDADSIPSDLVDPHRALRPISRRHTLPPLPDLRFEQSYLSSLRGADTWGRVAWITIRDQVLLPLVQGTLWTLALSGWRFWNRTASLSGQTLGSRVRRWWYEVNNWKLPPLISKNPKTAAAQVEDFYTAQFSNAGAD